One region of Sulfuriroseicoccus oceanibius genomic DNA includes:
- a CDS encoding sugar phosphate nucleotidyltransferase → MLRTAFVLGAGLGTRLRPLTNNRPKPLVPVNGKPLITFAFDHLIAELSVERFIVNTHHCPEAYQDAFPDKSYRGRQILLRHEPTLLDSGGGISNIRDLLGPQDDSLAIYNGDILADFPLADAFRAHAKSGGTTLVVRTDGESRNLTIDANSHDLVDARHILKGEGRVLPADALATQFTGVYFMDAAALAALPAPGNGFSIVDTWLDQIRQGAPPHTHIADSGDWFDLGTLDALDAASTFLQHGRFPRYGG, encoded by the coding sequence ATGTTGCGCACCGCATTCGTCCTCGGAGCAGGCCTCGGCACACGCCTCCGCCCACTCACCAACAACCGGCCAAAACCTCTGGTCCCGGTGAACGGAAAACCACTCATCACCTTCGCCTTCGACCACTTGATCGCGGAGCTCAGTGTCGAACGCTTCATCGTCAACACCCACCACTGCCCGGAGGCCTACCAGGACGCCTTCCCCGACAAATCCTACCGCGGACGCCAGATCCTGCTGCGCCACGAGCCTACGCTGCTCGACAGCGGCGGCGGCATCTCCAATATCCGCGACCTGCTCGGCCCTCAGGACGACTCGCTCGCCATCTACAATGGCGACATCCTCGCCGACTTCCCATTGGCCGATGCCTTCCGCGCCCATGCTAAGTCCGGTGGCACCACACTCGTCGTCCGCACCGATGGCGAATCGCGCAACCTCACCATCGATGCCAACAGCCACGACCTGGTCGACGCCCGCCACATTCTAAAAGGGGAGGGTAGGGTGCTCCCGGCCGATGCCTTGGCCACTCAGTTCACCGGCGTCTATTTCATGGACGCCGCCGCCCTCGCCGCCCTGCCTGCGCCAGGCAATGGCTTCTCAATCGTCGACACATGGCTCGACCAGATCCGCCAGGGCGCCCCGCCTCACACCCACATCGCCGACAGCGGCGATTGGTTCGACCTCGGCACCCTCGACGCTCTCGATGCCGCCAGCACGTTCCTCCAGCACGGCCGCTTCCCTCGCTACGGGGGCTAG